The following coding sequences lie in one Vitis vinifera cultivar Pinot Noir 40024 chromosome 19, ASM3070453v1 genomic window:
- the LOC100245388 gene encoding cytochrome P450 CYP72A219, translating to MELISVAISFAFITLLIYAWRLLNWVWLRPKKLERCLRQQGITGNSYRLLHGDVREMLRMISEANSRPISLSDEIVQRVLPFHYHSLKKYGKNYFIWMGPKPVVNIMDPELIRDVFLRYNAFHKPAPHPLGKLLATGLVTLEGEQWTKHRKIINPAFHLEKLKHMVPAFQLSCGDMVNKWEKKLSKDGSCELDIWPDLENLTGDAISRTAFGSSYEEGRRIFQLQKEQAHLAVKVFRSVYIPGWRFVPTKTNKRIRQIRNELHALLKGIIEKREKAMLVGETANDDLLSLLMESNFREMQEHDERKNVGMSIDDVIEECKLFYFAGQETTSDLLLWTMILLSKHSNWQARAREEILQVFGNKKPDGNGLNHLKIVTMIFHEVLRLYPPVSMLIRTVFVDSQVGRWYFPVGSHVALPILLIHHDHEIWGEDAKEFNPERFSEGVSKATKGGQFAFFPFGYGPRACIGQNFAMMEAKMALAMILQRFSFELSPSYAHAPFNVITVQPQYGAHLILHGL from the exons ATGGAGCTTATCTCAGTTGCAATTTCCTTTGCTTTTATTACTCTCCTAATATATGCATGGAGACTATTGAATTGGGTGTGGTTGAGACCAAAGAAGCTAGAAAGGTGTCTTCGGCAGCAAGGTATAACGGGAAATTCCTACAGATTGTTACATGGGGATGTTAGAGAGATGTTAAGGATGATTAGCGAAGCAAATTCAAGACCCATCAGCTTATCCGATGAGATCGTACAGCGAGTTCTCCCCTTCCATTATCATTCCCTCAAGAAATATG gtaaaaattattttatatggatGGGCCCAAAACCAGTGGTAAACATTATGGACCCTGAGTTGATAAGGGATGTTTTCTTGAGGTACAATGCCTTTCACAAACCAGCTCCGCACCCGCTTGGCAAGCTGCTGGCTACTGGTCTTGTTACATTGGAAGGTGAACAATGGACTAAACATAGAAAGATCATAAACCCAGCTTTCCATCTAGAAAAGTTGAAG CACATGGTACCCGCATTCCAATTGAGTTGTGGTGACATGGTAAATAAATGGGAGAAGAAGCTCTCCAAGGACGGCTCATGTGAATTGGACATTTGGCCCgatcttgaaaatttgacagGAGATGCGATTTCTAGAACAGCATTTGGTAGTAGCTATGAGGAAGGAAGAAGGATATTCCAACTCCAGAAAGAGCAAGCACATCTTGCAGTCAAGGTTTTCCGGTCAGTTTATATTCCTGGATGGAG GTTTGTTCCAACAAAGACAAACAAGAGAATAAGGCAAATTAGGAATGAACTCCATGCATTGTTAAAAGGCATCATCGAGAAAAGAGAGAAGGCAATGTTGGTTGGTGAAACTGCTAATGATGATTTATTAAGTCTACTAATGGAATCCAACTTCAGAGAAATGCAAGAACATGATGAGAGGAAAAATGTTGGAATGAGCATCGATGATGTCATTGAGGAGTGTAAGCTATTCTACTTTGCTGGCCAAGAGACTACCTCGGATTTACTTCTGTGGACAATGATTCTATTAAGCAAGCATTCAAATTGGCAAGCTCGTGCAAGAGAAGAGATTTTACAAGTTTTTGGCAATAAAAAACCAGATGGCAATGGCTTAAATCACCTCAAAATT GTTACAATGATTTTTCATGAGGTCCTTAGGTTATATCCACCAGTATCTATGCTCATTCGAACTGTTTTTGTGGACAGCCAAGTGGGGCGATGGTATTTTCCAGTTGGATCGCATGTCGCTTTGCCAATCCTCCTAATTCAccatgatcatgaaatttgggGAGAGGATGCAAAAGAATTCAACCCCGAGAGATTTTCTGAAGGAGTTTCTAAGGCAACAAAGGGCGGCCAATTtgccttttttccatttggttATGGTCCTCGGGCGTGCATTGGACAAAATTTTGCAATGATGGAAGCAAAAATGGCTTTGGCAATGATCTTACAGCGTTTCTCATTTGAACTTTCCCCATCTTATGCTCATGCACCTTTTAATGTTATAACTGTACAACCCCAATATGGTGCACACCTGATTTTACATGGACTTTAG